The segment GACCGCATTATCAATGCAATTTGTCCTGCGACAAATGATGATCGCTGTTAATTTCCCCGAATGCGTCGTGTGGCGAAAAAAATCATCGCGAAAATAGCGATCAGGACAAGGGTTACACCGGCGATCAACATGGCCTGATTGAGGCGCAGATCATATTCCTGTTTGCGTTCGACATAGGCGATAACCTGTCGGCGAAGCTGATCCATTTCCGGTGTGATATCGAAACTCGTTCGATACATCTTTGCCCCGGCACGTGACAGAAGATCGTTGGTTTTGTTCATGCGTTCGATGAACATCGCAAAGCGTTCTTCGGTCGCGGCAAGCTCGTCAAGCGGGCCGTCTTTCACGTCGCCATCTTTGGTGCGCGCGATTGACAGTCTGGTTTGGGTCAGATCATCACCGTCTTCGGCAATGCAATCAGACAGCGGCTTTTTCTCGGCACTCTTGCCGCACTCGATCTGGCGATCCCCGAACTTCTCAACGGCTTCTCGCAGATGTGTCTGCAATTGCAGATCAAGTTCGGCAATCCGTATCCGCACATTCTTTGAACTGCTTTCTATCTTGCCAACATCACCTTCCAGCGCGAATGACGGCCAGACGGCAAACATTGAACCAACAAAAATCAGAAAAAGCGGGACGACGAAACGCAGCAAAAGGGAACTTCCCCCGGACAAGGTGGAGAGGTATCCACCAGTCTGCTGCAAGGGTGTTCCCATTCGGTTAATGCCGGGTGCGATTAACGATGATCAGTTCGGCCAGCGTCTGTGAAGCCACAACCATTGCGCGGGTCGGTCACGAATCCAGCTTTCCATGATCGCATTAACTTCGGTCATGATGCGCAGAATATCGGCATGACGGTCATCGGTCGGGACAATTTCGAGTGCCGGATAAAATGTCATGCGGAAATAGGCGCCGCCCAGTCGTTCCACCCGTACCGGTACTACCGGGCAGTCATATTTTAGCGCAAACTGCGCCAATGCCGGTGCTGTCATGGCGTCACGACCAAAAAACGGTACGGCAATGCCGTCATTCATTTTCTGATCGACCAGCATCGCGACATGTCCGCCTTCTTTCATGTATTTGGTAATCTGGCGGGCACCCTGTGCCCCTTTTTTTACCAGTTGACCGCGGAAAGTCTTGCGGGCACGAATGAATAACTGATCAACCCACGGATTATCCGGGGCGCGATAGACACACATCATGTCCATATCCATCGCAGTTGCCAGCGTCATGCCGATTTCCCAGTTACCGATATGGCCGGTAAAGAAAACACCCGGTTTGTCATCATCTTTAGAAGCCATGCCGTTCTCAAGGCCGACAACCTCGATCCTTGGGCCTCCCGGGCGCAATTTATGCAGATGCGGGATTTCAGCCGCGTTGCGTCCCAGATTTTCCCACATGTCACAAATGATCGTTTCGATCTCTTCCGGGGATTTTTCCGGAAATGCGCGTGTCAGGTTGTTTCGTGCCTTTTTTGTCTGGCCGAGTTTGGGGCCAAACTTTCGCAGTAATGTACCACCAGCGTTTGATGCCATATCAATCGGCATGGCAGCAAAAAGCCAATAAATCAGATGCGCTGCCAATCCCTGCAACGGGTGGGAAATATATTTCTGTCGTGCTTGGTAAAAGGCACTGCGTTCAGGCATCGGACAACACCGCCGTAATTATTTTCTCCAGCTGGTCCGGGGCTTCGAATTCCAGCACAATATCAAGGGTGCTTATGCCGTTCCGCTGCCCGGCAGGCAAGCGCATCAGGTCTTTTTCTGTCGTGACCAAATCGGCATTCAACGCCTTGGCTTTTTGATGCAACTCCGCCAATTCGGACGCACGGAACGGATGATGATCCGCAAAGTCGGCGGTCGCAACAATATCAGCACCGACTGCGCGCAGACTATCATGGAATTTGGCCGGGCGGGCAATCCCCGCAAAGGCGAGAACCCTGCGACCGGCAAATTCGGCGCCATTGCAGGGAACAATGCGGGCGCGCAAAACCGGAACCGAAGCTGGCAGGTTTTTCAGGAACGGCGGATTGCCATCACCGATCAGAATGATCGCACGAACTTTGGCCAATCCCTGTTCAAGGGTTTCGCGCATCGGACCTGCGGGAATGACGCGACCGTTTCCAATCCCGAAAACGCTGTCGACAACCGCAAAGCTGCAATCCTTGATCAACGATGGATTTTGCAGTCCGTCATCCAGAATGATGGCCTCGGCACCCGCATTTCTGGCCGTTTCGGCGCCCATGCCCCGGTCCCGCGAAATCCATGCCGGCGCCGTTCGCGCCAGAAGCAGTGGCTCGTCCCCGACATCGGCTGCGGTGTCCTTCGTCGGATCAACACGATGTGGGCCGGTTTCCCGACCACCATATCCACGGCTCAGGAAATGGGCCTGAATGCCCATTTTGTGCAACGTGTGATACAGCGCGATTGCCGTCGGTGTTTTACCCGCACCGCCGATGGTAAAGTTGCCAACGCAGAAAACCTTGCATCCCGGATGGCGCATGGTTGTTGTCATCGCCCGAATGCCTGCACCTGCGCGCCACAGCAGGGAAAAAGGCGACAGTGCCTTGGCCATGCAGCCGTCTGCCAGCCAGAAATCAGGCGCGCGCATTGGCAACCTCCCCGGTTAAAAGCGGGGTGATCGCATCAATGGTTCGTTCGAGAACCTCGGCCTTTGAATTGGCATATGCCAAGGCGGCATTTGCCAGTGCGCTCGCCTTTTCCGGTTGGGTCAGAAGAATATCAATCTGCCTTGTCAGGTCGTCACGATCAGCAACCGGTCGGCAGGCGTGTGCTGTAAGAAGTTCCTGACTGATCTCGCTAAAATTGCTCATATCGGGGCCATGCAGAATGGCACATCCAAGCCGTGCCGGTTCAAGCGGGTTTTGCCCGCCGGACGCACAAAGGGATTTTCCGATCAGGCAAACCGGTGCAACCCGGTAATAAAGCCCCATCTCGCCCATCGTATCGCCAAGATAGATGTCGATATCTTCGGTGATTTTGTGCCCCAGGCTTCGGCGGGCAACGCGCAATCCCTGGGCAATCAGATCCGCCTCGATTTCATCAGCACGATCCGGATGACGGGGAACAATAACTGTCAAAAGGCTGTCATGCTTTGGCGAAAGTGCTTGATGAACCTGTGCGCAGGCCAGTTCCTCGCCCTCAAACGTACTTGCCGCAAGCCATACCGGGCGGGTGCCGATCTGCGATTGCAGTTCGGTTAGGGCGTCGGCTTCGACCGGCAGCGGGGGGGCTGCAAATTTCAGGTTCCCGACGGCGCGCACATCCTTGCCGCCAAGGGAAACGAACCGTTCGGTTTCCTTGCTTCCTTGCGTCAGGATCAGGTCAAATGCGGAAATGACCGGCGTGATAAAGGATGGAAATCGTGAATAGCTTTTAAAGCTTCTGGCCGAAATGCGGCCATTAAGCAGTGCCAGTCTTGTCCCTGCCTTTTTGGCCTTGGTCAGAATGTTGGGCCAGAAATCACTTTCAAGCCAAAGAGCCGCATCCGGTTTCCAGTGATGCAGAAAACGCGCAACGCAAACCTGCCGATCAATGGGAATGAACTGATGGATCACCCCTTTGGGAAGGCGCTGATACATCATTGCCGCCGACGTAACGGTGCCGGTGGTGACAAGGATCGAGGTTTCGGGAAAACGCGCACGAATGGCATCAATCACCGGCAGGGATGATAGGGATTCGCCAACACTGGCACCATGTATCCAGACGAGTTTCCCCTTCGGGCGTAATGCACTGGCATGACCGAACCGTTCACCGATCCGTCCTGCATCTTCCTTGCCGCGTTTTTTGCGCCGTTGCAGATAAATGCCAAGTACCGGACCCAAAAGCCGTGTCGCCACGCGATAGGCGTAAAACAGGCTCATTTGGCGCTTTCCTGTTCTGCCGCTGCCATGGCCGAACGCTTCTGTTTGGGAAGTTCATCCGGTCCGGCGGGCTCAATCACGTCAAGGCCAAGCTTGCGGTCGCTTTCCTGTGTCAGCCTGGTCAGGGCCGCTTCAAGCTCCAGCCGCTTTTCCTCCAGCCCGGCATCATCCAGATCCCGTCCGATATGGATCGGATCGCCCCAGCTAAAAACGCCTTTTGAAAACGGAAGCGGCAGCACGAACCGGTCCCAACTGCCAAAGACGCGCCGGTTTGATGCCGAATAGGTCAGCGGGAAAATCGGAACGCCTGCAAGCTTTGCCGCCTGCACAATGCCATCCGAAATCCGCATGCGCGGTCCTCGTGGTCCATCCGGGGTCATGCCGACGACTTCACCGGATTTCAGCGCCTTCAGAATGCGCCGCAACGCTGCCGCACCGCCTTTGCCCTGCCCGGTTGACCCTGCAATCGTGGCAATCCCGAAATGACCAATGGTGCGGGAAATGATTTCACCATCGCGATGCGATGAAATCAGCATGTTAAACGGGCGGTCACCGGCAACCGAACGCCATGTATAGGGCATCATCAGCAAACGCTGATGCCAGAAAGCCACGATAAACGGTTTGCCCTCCGTCAGGAAATGGGCGGGATGATCCCCGCCTTCCGTGTGCCAGCGACCGGTGAGCCGGACGAACCGGATATAGGCTGCCGCAAGCCAGCACAAAGTGCTACGCGCCTGATCGCTTTTTATGATCCGCTTATGCAACTGCACGCCAGTTTATCCCGAATGTTTTAGGCCTGATTTTCGGTTTCTTCCGAGAATTGCAGATTATAGAGATTGGCGTAAGCCCCTCCCAGTGCAAGCAATTCTTCATGACGTCCCTGTTCCGTGACGCGTCCGTTCTGAATAACGCAAATTTTGTCGGCATCAATAATTGTCGACAGGCGATGCGCAATAACAAGCGTTGTGCGACCCTTCATAAGTTCGGTCAGGGCACCCTGAATATGGCGTTCCGATTCCGTATCAAGAGCCGACGTCGCCTCGTCCAGAAGCAGGATCGGGGCATTTTTCAACATTGCCCGCGCAATCGCAATACGCTGGCGCTGCCCGCCCGAAAGCTTCACACCATGTTCTCCGACAATGGTGTCATAACCGTTTTCAAGTTGCAGGATGAAATCATGCGCTGCCGCGTGGCGGGCGGCTTCTTCGATTTCGGCGTCGGTCGCACCAAACCGGCCATAGGCAATGTTGGATCGGACCGTATCATCGAACAGCGTGATTTCCTGACTGACCAGTGCGGTTGCCGAACGCAGGCTTTCCAGTGTCACATCGCGGATATCCTGACCGTCAATGGTGATCGCACCTGCATTGATGTCGTAAAATCGCGGGATCAGGTTCAGGATCGTCGATTTACCGGCACCCGAGGGCCCGACAAGCGCGATCGTCTGACCGGCTTCGATATCAAGGCTGATATCGTGTAATGCGGTCGTTTCATCATTATAGGAAAACGCGACATCCTTGAACTGGATGGCGCCGCCCTTGACCTCAAGCGTTTTGGCATCATCGGCATCGCGAATTTCCGGTTCGATATCAAGAACGGTAAACACGCGCTGGGATGCTGCAAGACCGGCCTGCAGGTTGATATTGATATTGGCAAGGCGCTTGACCGGTTCATATGCCAGCAACAGGGCGGTGATGAACGAAAAGAAACTGCCCGGGTCGCTTGCCCCGTCAATGACGCGGCTGCCGCCGTAAATAATGATGGTCGTGATCGCGGCCCCGCCCAGTGTTTCCATGATGGGGGACGAACGTGCGCTGACTTTCTGCGCCTTGAAGCTCAGATCGAAAACGGTTTCGACAAGCTTTTCCATCCGTGAACATTCATAGGGTTCCATGCCATAGGCTTTGACATGACGGACACCCTGAAAAGTCTGTTCCAAGAGGGTCGCAAATTCACCGATCTGCTGTTGCGTATTGGCCGAAACCTTGCGCATGCGCCGACCCAGACGGGCAATTGGCAGGATGGCGGCGGGAAAAACGGTAAAGGCAATGATCGCAAGCTGCCAATCCTGATAGAACATGACGCCAATCAGAACGATGGCGGTCAGAAAGTCCTTGCCAAAACCGGTCAGCGATACGGAAACGGCCGCACGCATTGCGGTGATATCACTGGTAAAGCGCGTGATCAGTTTGCCGGTGTTGGTGCTGTGGAAAAATCCGATATCAAGGCGGATGACATGCTCGTAAAGCTTGTTCTGAATATCGGCAAGAATACGACCGCCGACATAGCTCATCAGAACCGATTGCCCGTAATTGGCAAAGCCTTTCAGCGCGAAGGCTGCAAGGACGGCAACCCCGACAGGGACCAGCATCGCCGGGTTCTTTTTGACGAAGACCTCGTTGATCACCGGGTCCATCAGATAGGCATAGCCGCCGGTTGCCGCCGCCATAAGCGCCATGCAAACCAAAGCCAGAACAATCTTGCCGAAATAGGGGGCAACCGCATCCTTAACGATGCGTTTGATCATTGGCAATGTGTTCCAATGTTCTGTCGTGCGATCTAGCGAATGCTTTGGCAATGAATTCTTCCCGGTCGTGTGACGCCATTTCCGATTGTGTCAGCCTGACACTATCTATATGGAGTAAGCATCATGAATGTCTTAATCTTTCCGGGCTGTTGCTAGCATGCCCGGGCAGGTGCGGCAAGCCGCAGCAACTTGACTTGACTGATACTAATAGGGCCTGCCGGAAAGCAGGCCACGAAAAACGACATATAAGATAAAAAAATGACAGAGCAACTCCACGTGTTCGTGGAACAGACGATTGCGCAAGGTGTGGGCGCACGTGTTTTTCCGCTGCGTTGGGCCGGGCGCCGTATCTGGGTCAAGCAGGCCGTTCCGCCAAAGGAAAAGGGCTGGCATCGCCTGCAGCGGTTGATCGCGACCCTGACGCGGATACCGATGTTGCGCCCGACCGTATCGCCCGGCGGCAAGGCCGGTCTGGCGAGCGAGGCTGAAATAATTCATGCCTTGACGAAGGCGGGTGTTCTGGTTCCCGATCTTCTGGCGGTCACAGACAACTGGATTGCAATCGGGGATAATGGGGCCATTTTGCAAACCGTCATCAGCGATGCGGTAAAGGCCGGTGATGAAGACCGTGTTGCCGAACTGATTGCCAAAGCCGGGGCCGCCTTGGCCGATTTGCACAGCAGCGGCTTTACCCATGGTGCGCCCCTTCTGCGCAACATGACCATCCGTGATGATGGCAGGATCGGCTTCATCGATTTCGAAGAAGATCCCAACAAACGCATGCCATTGCCCGACGCGCAGGCGCGCGATGTCCTTCTGTTTCTGTTTTCCATCCAGCGCGGCTTCAAACGTCGTACTGATCTTTTGCGTGCCGGATGGCGGGCATATCTCGTGGTAACCGGCATGACCGCGCCGCAAATGAAACCGCTGTCTCATATCGTGGGGGTTATTCGACCGGTTTACATCGCACTGAAACCGTTCCGTCGCTGGCTCGGGACGGATGCGATCAATGCGATGCTGGCATATGGCATTCTGCGTCGAAGCCTGCGTGGCAAGGATGCCCCACAGGACGTTTCTCCGGTCGCCAGATAAAACACCGGCGCAGATTACTGCGCCGGTTGTTCCACGGGCATGGCGATTGCCGGTTCCACCGATGCTTTCACCTCGGTGATGTCTTCAACAGTCAGACGTTTGGCTGCAGCCCCGTCAAACCCGCCCGAAAACGGTGCCAGATTGTGCAGGAACTGGTTGGCTGAATTGCGCCAGCTATATTGTTCCGCCAATGCACGGGCGTCTTTACCGTCAAGCTCAAGGGCTGCCATGGCGGCTTCGCGAAGGTCGGCGTCAATCGCGCCTGCCTTGGTCCCGCGCACGATATCGGCTGGTCCCTGAACCGGGAATACCGCAACCGGGGTTCCCGATGCCAGGGCCTCAAGGATAACAAGGCCGAAGGTATCGGTTTTGCTCGGGAAGACAAAAACATCTGCTGACGCAAAGGCGATTGCCAATTCCTCGCCGATTTTTTTGCCAAGGAACTGCGCATTCGGATATTTCGATTTCAGTTCCGTCAGTTGCGGCCCGTCACCGACAACGAATTTTGTCCCCGGCAGGTCAAGATCCAGAAAATGTCCGATATTCTTTTCAACCGCCACCCGGCCAACAAACAGCCAGTGCGGTTTGGGGAAATCCCCGAAACTTGCATCCGGTCGCGGCTTGAACAGGTTAAGATCGACACCGCGTGACCAGATATTCAGCTTGTTAAAACCGCGATCCGCCAGTTCTTCGCGAAGCGATTCCGTGGCCACCATGACCGATTGTGATTTGTTATGGAACCGCCGCATCCCGCGATAGGAAATCGAAAGCGGCAGGCGCGTCCGCGCATGCAGATATTCCGGGAACCGGGTGTGATAGGCCGATGAAAACGGCAGTTCGCGTTTCAGGCAATAAGCGCGTGCCGCCTGACCCAGCGGGCCTTCGGTTGCGATATGGATGGCAACCGGCTGCAGGGCATCAATCATCCGGGCAAGCTTGCGTTTGGCAAACAGAGCCAGTCTGATTTCCGGATAGGTAGGGCAGGGGATCGTCCGGAATTGATCGGGCGAGATGATATGGACATCGTGCCCCATCTCGCCCAGTTCGTTGCGCACGGTTTCAAGGGTGCGCACTACTCCATTTACCTGGGGGTACCAGGCATCGGATACGATCAATATTCTCATGCGGTCTTTCCAATCGGCGTGCCGCTGTTCTTTTTGGAACTGCGGGACGCGGTGCGGGTACTTTCCCCGGCAATCCGGAACAGCGACATCAGCTTGCCAAGTCCAAGGGACGGCGCACTGGCAGCATCGCGGCCGGGTTGGGAATGTGTCATCGCCATCTGGCGCATATCCGCCCAGTAAAGCAGTTCAAGTTTTCCGGTCTTGTCTTCGACAAGCGCGGTGCAGCTTTCGACCCAGTCGCCGTCATTGCAATACAGCACATCGCCAATCATCCGCTTTTCGGCGTGATGTATATGGCCGCAAACCACGCCATCCACCTTGCGTTTGGCGGCTTCGTGCGCGACGGCATTTTCGAAATTGCAGACGAACTGGACCGCGTTCTTGACCCGGTTTTTAAGATAGGCCGATAGCGACCAGTATCCGTAACCCAATCGGCGGCGAATGCCGTTGTAGTAACGGTTCAGGACAATTGCGAGGTTGTAGGCCGTATCCCCAAGATAGGCGAGCCACTTGGCATATTTGACGACACCATCAAACTCGTCGCCATGAATGATCAGAAGCTTTCTGCCATCCGCCGTCTCGTGAATGTCGTTCATCTTGACTTCGACATGCCCGAAGGTCATGTCGACAAACTCGCGGGCGAATTCATCATGGTTGCCGGGCACAAAGATGACCTTCGCGCCATTTTTGGCCTTGTCCATGATTGTGGTGATCACGGCATGGTGGCTTTCGGGCCAGTACCAGCTTTTCTTAAGCCGCCAGCCGTCAATGATATCGCCAACCAGATAATAGGTATCTGCCGTTACTTCATTGAGGAAATCCAAAAGAAGATCTGCCTGACATCCACGTGTTCCGAGATGGACGTCTGAAATCCAGACCGTGCGGTAATGCGGTTGCAGCGTCATCGCTGTCATTGCCGCTCCTCCGTATCCTGCCATAAGGACGGCTGGAATCCGACGGTTTTACATGCCGGATACTGTCCCCAACCAGTAATTGTTTAAAACAAATGGCGCGAATATATAACCCGTTCATATAAATTTATCGGTTCTGTCAATATCCTGTTACATATTTCATTTTGTATAAAGGGAACGCGAAAGTAATGTTTCATTTTTATTTCGAAAGTTTTTCGCAATGACCCATGACGGGGTAACGGTCATCTTCAATCCGCGTGCAGGCGGAAACAAACAGCGGTTCCTTTCAAGCATTTTACAGAAGGCTGGCATAAAGGTTGAATTGTTACAGACAACCCATCCCGGTCATGCCCGTGAACTGGCGCGCAAGGTTCGTGCCCATCAACGGCTTTTTGTTGCCGGCGGGGATGGGTCGCTGAACGAGGCCCTGAACGGTTTGCTTGATGCGCAGATCGAAGGCCACGAAGTCCCGCCGCTTGGCATCATTCCGCTGGGAACGGCCAATGTTCTGGCGGTCGAGGTCGGGCTTGAAATCCGCGCGCAGGCAATTGCCGATTACATCAACAACCCGGCCCAGGTCTGGGTACGGCCCGGTCTGGTCAATGGCCGTGCGTTCTTTTTGATGGTCGGCATGGGGGCGGATGCCGATACCGTCGCAAATGTGTCGCTAAAACTTAAAAGACTGATCGGCAAGGGGGCATATGTTATCGAAGGGCTCCGCAATATCATCTTTCCGCATCACCGCGATTTCGAGGTTAATATCGGGCGCGAACAATATCGCGTCGCCGGTGTGGTTGCGACACATGCCAAGCATTACGGCGGGGCGTTCGTTATTTCACCTGATGCCAAACTGACCGATAACAGCCTTGATGTCGTGCTGATGCCCGGAAGCGGCTTTATGGCGCTGGCGCGATACGGGATTGCTTTGACCCTGAATCGGTTGCACGCGCAAACCGATGTATCGGTCGTACAGACCGAACGACTGACCATCACCAGCCATTGCGGCCCGGCACCCTTGCAGATTGACGGCGAAAGTGCCGGCAAGCTGCCATGCGAAATCAGCCTTTCACCCTATCCGGTACGGGTTATGGTGCCACAGGCCTATGCCGACCAATGCAATGGCCGCCAAAACGAAAACAGGGATGCGCAAAACACACCCCTGTTGCAAATCGCCGCAGATTGATTTTCGAACTTATTGCCCGGCCAGCGTCATGCCATCAACCCGGATTGTCGGGGCATTGGTGCCGTATTTGAAGGTCAGGTCATTGGCCGGTACGGCCGTTTTGAACATGTCTTTAAGGTTACCGGCAACCGTGATTTCGGAAACCGGATAAGCCAGTTCACCATTTTCGATCCAGAAGCCCGATGCACCCCGCGAATAATCGCCGGTCACGCCATTAACGCTGCTGCCGATCATCTCGGTGATGTAAAGGCCCTGTTTGATGTCCTTGATCATGTCGGCGGGCGATATGGTGCCCGGTTCCATGTAAAGGTTGGTGGTCGACGGTCCCGGCAGGCTTCCGGCACCGCGCGATGCGTTGCCGGTTGATTTCAGGCCAAGCTGGCGGGCCGATCGCAAATCCATGATCCAGGTTTTCAGAACGCCATTTTCAATCAGATGGCGCTTTTCGTTGGCAACACCTTCGGCGTCAAACGGTTTGGAGCGCAGGCCACGCTTGCGGTGCGGATTGTCAATGATGTTGATCCCCGGCGCAAAGATTTCCTTGCCCATGGCATCCAGAAGGAAACTGGTGCCGCGCGCAATGCCCGATCCGTTGATTGCACCGGCCAGATGCCCGACGAGGGATGCGGAAACGCGTGGATCATAGATTACCGGGACCTGCGTGCTTTTGACCTTGCGCGGGTTCAAACGTTTCAGGGTCTTTTCGGCGGCCTTAAGGCCGATATCGACCGGATCGCGCAGATCGGTCGAAAAGACCGCACTGTCATAGTCATAATCGCGTTCCATGCCGGTGCCGGTTCCGGCAAGGACGGATACGGAAATGTGGCTGCCGCTGCCGGCATAGGAATTGGCAAAGCCGTTGGTCGCGGCAAGCGTGATCTGATGGGTTCCCCAACCGGCGTCGGCGCCCTCGGAATTGGTGATGCCTTCAACCGACCTTGCGGCTTCTTCACAGGCGGTGGCCCATGCAATCAGCTTTTCCTGGCTGACTTCACCCGGCTCGCAAAGCTCAAGCGCCTCGACGTCAAATGTTTCGGCCAGTTCGGATGGGTCGGCAATGCCGCAGAACGGGTCCTCGGGGGCGTTTTTCGCCATGGCGACGGCGCGCTCGACCAGTTCTTTCAATGCGCTTTCGCTGGTGTCGGATGACGACACAACTGCCTGCTGCTTGCCGATCAGAACACGCAGGCCAAGATCGGCACCTTCGGATCGTTCAAGCTTCTCCATCTTGCCCAGTCGCTGGGATACCGAAAGTGACGTGCCTTCGACATAAACGGCATCCGCATCGTCGGCACCCGCCTTTTTTGCACGCGCCAGCAGGTCGGTGATGCGATCGAGTGTCATGTCGGTTTTGGGCATGGAAGCTCCCTTTGATCGGAATGTGGTTTCCTATGGTTATAGGCAGGCTGATCGCTTTTCGCAAAGGGCAAGAAAAGGCAATCGCTAGAAAGACCCAACCAGATACCG is part of the Thalassospira lucentensis genome and harbors:
- a CDS encoding lipopolysaccharide kinase InaA family protein, which translates into the protein MTEQLHVFVEQTIAQGVGARVFPLRWAGRRIWVKQAVPPKEKGWHRLQRLIATLTRIPMLRPTVSPGGKAGLASEAEIIHALTKAGVLVPDLLAVTDNWIAIGDNGAILQTVISDAVKAGDEDRVAELIAKAGAALADLHSSGFTHGAPLLRNMTIRDDGRIGFIDFEEDPNKRMPLPDAQARDVLLFLFSIQRGFKRRTDLLRAGWRAYLVVTGMTAPQMKPLSHIVGVIRPVYIALKPFRRWLGTDAINAMLAYGILRRSLRGKDAPQDVSPVAR
- a CDS encoding ABC transporter ATP-binding protein, with translation MIKRIVKDAVAPYFGKIVLALVCMALMAAATGGYAYLMDPVINEVFVKKNPAMLVPVGVAVLAAFALKGFANYGQSVLMSYVGGRILADIQNKLYEHVIRLDIGFFHSTNTGKLITRFTSDITAMRAAVSVSLTGFGKDFLTAIVLIGVMFYQDWQLAIIAFTVFPAAILPIARLGRRMRKVSANTQQQIGEFATLLEQTFQGVRHVKAYGMEPYECSRMEKLVETVFDLSFKAQKVSARSSPIMETLGGAAITTIIIYGGSRVIDGASDPGSFFSFITALLLAYEPVKRLANININLQAGLAASQRVFTVLDIEPEIRDADDAKTLEVKGGAIQFKDVAFSYNDETTALHDISLDIEAGQTIALVGPSGAGKSTILNLIPRFYDINAGAITIDGQDIRDVTLESLRSATALVSQEITLFDDTVRSNIAYGRFGATDAEIEEAARHAAAHDFILQLENGYDTIVGEHGVKLSGGQRQRIAIARAMLKNAPILLLDEATSALDTESERHIQGALTELMKGRTTLVIAHRLSTIIDADKICVIQNGRVTEQGRHEELLALGGAYANLYNLQFSEETENQA
- a CDS encoding lauroyl acyltransferase, giving the protein MPERSAFYQARQKYISHPLQGLAAHLIYWLFAAMPIDMASNAGGTLLRKFGPKLGQTKKARNNLTRAFPEKSPEEIETIICDMWENLGRNAAEIPHLHKLRPGGPRIEVVGLENGMASKDDDKPGVFFTGHIGNWEIGMTLATAMDMDMMCVYRAPDNPWVDQLFIRARKTFRGQLVKKGAQGARQITKYMKEGGHVAMLVDQKMNDGIAVPFFGRDAMTAPALAQFALKYDCPVVPVRVERLGGAYFRMTFYPALEIVPTDDRHADILRIMTEVNAIMESWIRDRPAQWLWLHRRWPN
- the lpxK gene encoding tetraacyldisaccharide 4'-kinase; translated protein: MRAPDFWLADGCMAKALSPFSLLWRAGAGIRAMTTTMRHPGCKVFCVGNFTIGGAGKTPTAIALYHTLHKMGIQAHFLSRGYGGRETGPHRVDPTKDTAADVGDEPLLLARTAPAWISRDRGMGAETARNAGAEAIILDDGLQNPSLIKDCSFAVVDSVFGIGNGRVIPAGPMRETLEQGLAKVRAIILIGDGNPPFLKNLPASVPVLRARIVPCNGAEFAGRRVLAFAGIARPAKFHDSLRAVGADIVATADFADHHPFRASELAELHQKAKALNADLVTTEKDLMRLPAGQRNGISTLDIVLEFEAPDQLEKIITAVLSDA
- a CDS encoding diacylglycerol/lipid kinase family protein encodes the protein MTHDGVTVIFNPRAGGNKQRFLSSILQKAGIKVELLQTTHPGHARELARKVRAHQRLFVAGGDGSLNEALNGLLDAQIEGHEVPPLGIIPLGTANVLAVEVGLEIRAQAIADYINNPAQVWVRPGLVNGRAFFLMVGMGADADTVANVSLKLKRLIGKGAYVIEGLRNIIFPHHRDFEVNIGREQYRVAGVVATHAKHYGGAFVISPDAKLTDNSLDVVLMPGSGFMALARYGIALTLNRLHAQTDVSVVQTERLTITSHCGPAPLQIDGESAGKLPCEISLSPYPVRVMVPQAYADQCNGRQNENRDAQNTPLLQIAAD
- a CDS encoding glycosyltransferase family 4 protein, which gives rise to MRILIVSDAWYPQVNGVVRTLETVRNELGEMGHDVHIISPDQFRTIPCPTYPEIRLALFAKRKLARMIDALQPVAIHIATEGPLGQAARAYCLKRELPFSSAYHTRFPEYLHARTRLPLSISYRGMRRFHNKSQSVMVATESLREELADRGFNKLNIWSRGVDLNLFKPRPDASFGDFPKPHWLFVGRVAVEKNIGHFLDLDLPGTKFVVGDGPQLTELKSKYPNAQFLGKKIGEELAIAFASADVFVFPSKTDTFGLVILEALASGTPVAVFPVQGPADIVRGTKAGAIDADLREAAMAALELDGKDARALAEQYSWRNSANQFLHNLAPFSGGFDGAAAKRLTVEDITEVKASVEPAIAMPVEQPAQ
- a CDS encoding UDP-2,3-diacylglucosamine diphosphatase is translated as MTAMTLQPHYRTVWISDVHLGTRGCQADLLLDFLNEVTADTYYLVGDIIDGWRLKKSWYWPESHHAVITTIMDKAKNGAKVIFVPGNHDEFAREFVDMTFGHVEVKMNDIHETADGRKLLIIHGDEFDGVVKYAKWLAYLGDTAYNLAIVLNRYYNGIRRRLGYGYWSLSAYLKNRVKNAVQFVCNFENAVAHEAAKRKVDGVVCGHIHHAEKRMIGDVLYCNDGDWVESCTALVEDKTGKLELLYWADMRQMAMTHSQPGRDAASAPSLGLGKLMSLFRIAGESTRTASRSSKKNSGTPIGKTA
- a CDS encoding 3-deoxy-D-manno-octulosonic acid transferase; its protein translation is MSLFYAYRVATRLLGPVLGIYLQRRKKRGKEDAGRIGERFGHASALRPKGKLVWIHGASVGESLSSLPVIDAIRARFPETSILVTTGTVTSAAMMYQRLPKGVIHQFIPIDRQVCVARFLHHWKPDAALWLESDFWPNILTKAKKAGTRLALLNGRISARSFKSYSRFPSFITPVISAFDLILTQGSKETERFVSLGGKDVRAVGNLKFAAPPLPVEADALTELQSQIGTRPVWLAASTFEGEELACAQVHQALSPKHDSLLTVIVPRHPDRADEIEADLIAQGLRVARRSLGHKITEDIDIYLGDTMGEMGLYYRVAPVCLIGKSLCASGGQNPLEPARLGCAILHGPDMSNFSEISQELLTAHACRPVADRDDLTRQIDILLTQPEKASALANAALAYANSKAEVLERTIDAITPLLTGEVANARA
- a CDS encoding lysophospholipid acyltransferase family protein — its product is MQLHKRIIKSDQARSTLCWLAAAYIRFVRLTGRWHTEGGDHPAHFLTEGKPFIVAFWHQRLLMMPYTWRSVAGDRPFNMLISSHRDGEIISRTIGHFGIATIAGSTGQGKGGAAALRRILKALKSGEVVGMTPDGPRGPRMRISDGIVQAAKLAGVPIFPLTYSASNRRVFGSWDRFVLPLPFSKGVFSWGDPIHIGRDLDDAGLEEKRLELEAALTRLTQESDRKLGLDVIEPAGPDELPKQKRSAMAAAEQESAK